One window of Quercus robur chromosome 5, dhQueRobu3.1, whole genome shotgun sequence genomic DNA carries:
- the LOC126725531 gene encoding coatomer subunit beta'-2-like: MPLRLEIKRKLAQRSERVKSVDLHPTEPWLLASLYSGTVCIWNYQSQTMAKSFEVTELPVRSAKFIARKQWVVAGADDMFIRVYNYNTMDKVKVFEAHTDYIRCVAVHPTLPYVLSSSDDMLIKLWDWEKGWVCTQIFEGHSHYVMQVTFNPKDTNTFASASLDRTIKIWNLGSPDPNFTLDAHQKGVNCVDYFTGGDKPYLITGSDDHTAKVWDYQTKSCVQTLEGHTHNVSAVCFHPELPIIITGSEDGTVRIWHSTTYRLENTLNYGLERVWAIGYMKGSRRVVIGYDEGTIMVKLGREEPVASMDNSGKIIWAKHNEIQTVNIKSVVADLEVADGERLPLAVKELGTCDLYPQSLKHNPNGRFVVVCGDGEYIIYTALAWRNRSFGSALEFAWSTEGEYAVRESTSKIKIFSKTFQEKRSVRPTFSAERIYGGALLAMCSNDFICFYDWAECRMIRRIDVNVKNLHWADSGDLVAIASDTSFYILKYNRDVVSSYLDSGRPVDEQGVEDAFELLHEVNERVRTGIWVGDCFIYNNSSWRLNYCVGGEVTTMFHLDRPMYLLGYLASQSRVYLIDKEFNVMGYTLLVSLIEYKTLVMRGDLERASEVLPSIPKEHHNSVARFLESRGMIEDALEVATDPDYRFELAIQLGRLEVAKGIASEVQSESKWKQLGELAMSSGKLDMAEECLKRAMDLSGLLLLYSSLGDAEGISQLASLAKEQGKNNVAFLCLFMLGKLEECLELLLESNRIPEAALMARSYLPSKVSEIVAIWRKDLNKVNPKAAESLADPEEYPNLFEDWQVALSVESKVTESRGVYPPAEEYINHADRSHLTLVEAFRNMQVDDEEPLENGDADHENGEEQNAEELNAEELNAEEQNGEEESQEEAVVVDADSTDGAVLVNGNEAEQEWVLTPHQ, encoded by the exons ATG CCTCTCAGGCTCGAAATCAAG AGAAAGCTTGCTCAAAGATCAGAGAGAGTGAAGTCCGTGGATCTGCATCCAACAGAGCCATG GCTTCTAGCGAGTTTGTATTCGGGAACTGTTTGTATCTGGAACTATCAATCTCAG ACTATGGCGAAGTCTTTTGAGGTGACAGAGTTACCAG TTAGGTCAGCCAAGTTTATAGCACGCAAGCAATGGGTTGTTGCTGGAGCTGATGACATGTTCATTCGTGTATACAATTACAACACAATGGATAAGGTAAAAGTATTTGAAGCACACACGGACTACATTAGGTGTGTGGCTGTACATCCTACCCTTCCGTATGTGCTGTCATCATCTGATGATATGCTCATAAAGCTTTGGGATTGGGAGAAAGGTTGGGTGTGTACTCAGATTTTTGAGGGGCATTCCCATTATGTGATGCAAGTAACGTTTAATCCAAAAGATACCAACACATTTGCCAGTGCATCGCTTGACCGCACCATAAAG ATTTGGAATCTTGGCTCCCCCGATCCAAATTTTACATTGGATGCCCATCAGAAAGGTGTTAACTGTGTCGATTACTTTACTGGTGGTGATAAGCCATACCTAATTACTGGTTCTGATGATCACACTGCTAAG GTGTGGGATTATCAGACCAAAAGCTGTGTCCAGACTCTGGAAGGCCACACACACAATGTCTCTGCAGTATGTTTTCATCCAGAACTTCCAATAATAATTACTGGTTCTGAAGATGGGACTGTTCGTATATGGCATTCTACCACttatag GCTTGAGAACACATTGAATTATGGTCTAGAAAGAGTGTGGGCTATTGGATACATGAAAGGCTCACGCCG GGTTGTGATTGGTTATGATGAAGGAACCATCATGGTGAAACTTGGTAGAGAAGAACCTGTAGCTAGTATGGACAACAGCGGAAAAATCATTTGGGCTAAGCATAATGAAATTCAAACCGTGAACATTAAGAGTGTGGTTGCAGATTTGGAG GTTGCTGATGGAGAAAGATTGCCTTTGGCAGTTAAGGAGTTGGGAACATGTGATCTTTACCCACAG AGCTTAAAGCACAATCCCAATGGGaggtttgttgttgtttgtggAGATGGTGAATACATTATATATACAGCTTTGGCATGGAGGAATAGATCATTTGGTTCGGCTTTGGAATTTGCTTGGTCAACAGAAGGAGAATATGCTGTTAGAGAAAGCACATCAAAGATAAAGATTTTCAGTAAAACTTTCCAG GAAAAGAGGAGCGTGCGTCCAACCTTTTCAGCTGAGCGCATATATGGGGGAGCTTTATTGGCAATGTGCTcaaatgattttatttgtttttatgattGGGCTGAATGCAGGATGATTCGGCGAATTGATGTTAATGTGAAA AACCTCCATTGGGCTGACAGTGGAGATCTAGTGGCAATTGCCAGTGATACGTCATTCTACATCCTGAAATACAAT CGTGATGTAGTTTCTTCTTATTTGGATAGTGGAAGACCTGTAGATGAACAAGGTGTTGAAGATGCCTTTGAGCTTCTCCATGAAGTGAATGAACGTGTCAGAACTGGTATATGGGTTGGGGATTGTTTCATTTACAACAATTCCTCCTGGAGGCTTAATTACTGTGTTGGTGGTGAG GTAACCACAATGTTTCATTTGGATCGGCCCATGTATTTGTTAGGCTATCTTGCTAGTCAAAGTAGGGTTTATCTAATTGACAAAGAATTCAA TGTTATGGGGTACACATTACTTGTTAGCTTGATTGAGTACAAGACTCTTGTGATGCGTGGGGATCTGGAAAGGGCCAGTGAAGTCTTGCCATCAATTCCTAAAGAGCATCATAATAG TGTGGCTCGTTTCTTGGAATCACGTGGAATGATAGAGGATGCTCTTGAAGTAGCTACAGACCCTGATTACAGATTTGAGCTAGCCATACAGCTTGGTAGATTAGAGGTTGCAAAG GGTATTGCGTCAGAAGTGCAGAGTGAGTCTAAATGGAAGCAGTTGGGAGAATTAGCTATGTCCAGTGGAAAG TTAGATATGGCCGAGGAATGTTTAAAGCGTGCAATGGACTTGAGTGGGTTGTTACTGCTCTATTCTTCTTTAGGTGATGCTGAGGGGATATCACAACTTGCATCACTTGCTAAAGAGCAGGGGAAGAACAATGTTGCATTCCTTTGCTTATTCATGTTGGGTAAATTGGAAGAGTGCCTTGAGCTTTTGTTGGAaag CAACCGGATACCTGAGGCGGCCTTGATGGCACGATCTTATCTTCCAAGCAAGGTCTCGGAGATAGTTGCAATTTGGAGAAAAGACCTAAATAAG GTTAATCCAAAAGCTGCTGAATCTTTAGCTGATCCCGAGGAGTATCCTAATTTGTTTGAAGATTGGCAAGTTGCTCTTTCTGTTGAATCCAAAGTCACAGAGTCAAG GGGTGTTTATCCTCCTGCAGAAGAATATATAAACCATGCCGACAGATCACATCTTACACTTGTGGAGGCTTTCAGAAACATGCAAGTAGATGATGAGGAACCCCTTGAAAATGGAGATGCAGATCATGAG AATGGAGAAGAACAGAATGCAGAGGAGCTGAATGCAGAGGAACTGAATGCAGAGGAAcaaaatggagaagaagagagcCAAGAGGAGGCTGTCGTAGTGGATGCAGATTCAACAGATGGTGCAGTACTCGTTAATGGTAACGAGGCTGAACAAGAGTGGG TGCTTACGCCACATCAGTAG